The DNA segment CGGGGCGTTGCCCCGGCCTGACACACGGCGGAGGGTCAACCTTCCTGGCGGCGGATGACTGCGCGGCCGCTGTCGGTAATGACCAGGTCGCCGGTGGCGTTCTTCGCGATGTAGCCGCGCTCGTAGAGGCGACCCGACAGGTGGTGGCGCAGGGCCTCCGGCACGCTGATGGCGCGGCCGATCTCCAGTTGCTTGAGGGCTTCGAGTTCATCGACCGTAGGATCGAAGTGGGGGGCGTGGTAGGTGCCGCTCGTGTGGTTTTGCATGTGCCGGTACTCCTTGTTGTGACGATGGGCAGGGAAACAGAGCCTGCAAGCGCCTGCTCTACAGCAGGTAGGGCACAGCCTAGCCCGGGGTGGCGGCCGATGCAACCGGACAGGACGCCGCCCGGGTCAAGTCGCGGCCATGTCCTGCAACCACGCGCCGAAGGCCGCGACGACCGGGGGCGGGGACTGCGCGGGGGTGACGAAGTAGTAGCCCCGCCCTCCCCGCGGCGGACGGTCGCAGGCCGGCACCAGTTCGCCCCGTGCACGCTCCGGCTCGATCAGCATCAGCGGCACCAGCGCCACGCCCAGGCCGTGGGCAGCCGCCACGGCGGACATGGAAAAGAGTTCGTAGCGCGGACCGTCCAGGGCATGCTGGGGCGCATGCACCCCCATGGATTCGAACCACTGGCGCCATGCCAAGGGCCGCGTCGTCTGCTGCAGCAGCGGCAGTTCAGCCAGGGCTTCCGGCGCCAGGGGCCGGCCCCCCGGCAACAGCGCCGGACTGCAGACGGGCGCCACGTCCTCCTGCAGCAGCCACAGCGCCTGGGTACCGGGCCAGTTGGCCACCTGCTCGGGCGTGCCGGCATAGAGGGCCGCATCGAAGCCCGCGTCCGCGAAAAGGAAGGGGCGCACCTGGGTCTCGATGTGCACCACGATGTCGGGATGGCGCGCGGCCAGTTGCGGCAGGCGGGGCACCAGCCAGCGGGTGGCGAAGGTCGGCACGGCCGCGAGGCGGATCGAGCCGCCCTGCCCCTGGTGGGCCATCACGTCGAGCGTGTCGCGCTCCAGGCCTTCGAGCCAGCGCCCGACCTGGGCGGCATAGTGGGTGCCGGCAGGCGTCAGCGCCACACCGTGGCGGGTGCGGCGGAACAGGGCCACGCCCAGGAATTCCTCCAGCGCCATGATCTGCCGCGACACGGCGCTTTGCGTGAGGAACAGCTCCTGGGCCGCACGGGTGTAGCTTTCGTGGCGGGCAGCGGCTTCGAAGCAGGCCAGGGCCTGGGTGGACGGCAGGATGCGGCGCATGGGGGGATGCTACACAGATATTCCATCGACTCATGTCTGGATGCAACTTCATCGCTTGCTGCAGCCCGTCCGCAAGGCATAGCATCCAGGCATTCCGAGTGACATGCCGAACCGGCAAATCACATCTTTCGCCCCGATTTTCAGGAGACACACCATGGCCCGTCCTGCCGCCTTCCACTGGGAAGACCCCTTCCTGCTCGACCAGCAGCTCAGCGACGACGAGCGCATGGTGCGCGATGCCGCTGCGGCCTACTGCCGCGACCGGCTGGCGACGCGCGTGCTCGAGCAGTTCCGCCACGAGAAGACCGACACGGCCATCTTCCGCGAGATGGGCGAGCTGGGCCTGCTGGGCCCCACCATCCCGGAGCAGTACGGCGGTCCCGGGCTGAACTACGTGGCCTACGGCCTGATCGCCCGGGAGATCGAGCGGGTCGATTCCGGCTACCGGTCGATGGCGAGCGTGCAGAGTTCGCTGGTGATGGTGCCGATTTTCGAGTTCGGCACCGAGGCGCAGAAGCAGAAGTACCTGCCCAAGCTCGCGAGCGGCGAATGGATCGGCTGCTTCGGCCTGACCGAGCCCGACCACGGCTCCGATCCCGGCAGCATGGCCACGCGCGCCTACAAGACCGCGGGCGGCTACAAGCTCAAGGGCAGCAAGATGTGGATCACCAACAGCCCGATCGCCGATGTGTTCGTCGTCTGGGCCAAGGAGGTGAGCGAATCCGGCGCCGTGGGCCCGATCCGCGGTTTCGTGCTGGAAAAGGGCATGCAGGGCCTCACGGCACCGGCCATCCACGGCAAGGTGGGCCTGCGTGCATCCATCACCGGCGAGATCGTGATGGACGACGTGTTCGTGCCCGAAGAGAACGCGTTCCCCGAGGTGCAGGGCCTGAAGGGCCCGTTCACCTGCCTGAACAGCGCGCGCTACGGCATCGCCTGGGGCGCGCTGGGCGCGGCCGAGTTCTGCTGGCACACGGCACGCCAGTACACGCTGGACCGCAAGCAGTTCGGCCGGCCGCTCGCCGCCAACCAGCTCATCCAGAAGAAGCTGGCCGACATGCAGACCGAGATCGCCATCGGCCTGCAGGCCTGCCTGCGCCTGGGCCGCATGAAGGACGAGGGCACGGCCGCCGTCGAGGCCACCTCCATCATCAAGCGCAACAGCTGCGGCAAGGCGCTGGACATCGCCCGCATGGCGCGCGACATGATGGGCGGCAACGGCATCAGCGACGAGTTCGGCGTGGCGCGGCACCTGGTGAACCTGGAGGTGGTCAACACCTACGAGGGCACGCACGACGTGCATGCGCTCATCCTGGGCCGGGCCCAGACGGGCATCGCCGCGTTCGCGAACTGACGGCGCCATGGACGCGGCTCTCCCGCCCTCTCCCTCGCCCTCCCATCCGGCCTCTGCCGCGCCCGGCGCGCTCGCCGGCATCCGGGTGCTCGACCTCTCGCGCGTGCTGGCCGGGCCGTGGTGCACCCAGGTGCTGGCCGACCTGGGCGCCGACGTGGTCAAGGTCGAGCGCCCCGGCCTGGGCGACGACACGCGCCAGTGGGGCCCGCCGTTCCTGAAGGATGCCGAGGGCCGCGAGACGGACCAGGCGGCCTACTTCACGGCCTGCAACCGCAACAAGCGCTCCATCACCATCGACATGGCCCATCCGGAAGGCCAGGCGCTGCTCCGGGACATGGCACTGCGGGCGGACGTGGTGGTGGAGAACTTCAAGGTCGGCGGGCTGAAGCAATATGGCCTGGACCACGAGAGCCTGCGGGCCCTGAACCCGCGGCTCATCTACTGCTCGGTGACGGGCTTCGGGCAGGATGGGCCCTATGCCCCACGCGCCGGCTACGACCTCATGGTGCAGGCCATGACCGGGCTCATGGACATCACCGGCCGGGCGGACGGCGAACCGGGCGGCGGACCGCTGCGGGTCGGCGTGGCGGTGATCGACCTGTTCACGGGCCTGTATGCCAGCAATGCCATCCTGGCAGCGCTGCATGCCCGCGACAACGCCGCCACGGGCACCGGCCAGGGCCAGCACATCGACATGGCACTGCTGGACGTGGGCATGGCCGTGCTGGCCAACCAAGCCGCGGGTTTCCTGTCCACCGGAGAATCGCCCCGACGCCAGGGCAACAGCCACCCGAGCCTGGTGCCCTACCAGGACTTTCCCACGGCCGACGGCGCCATGCTGCTGGCCATCGGCAATGACGGCCAGTTCGCGCGCTTCTGCATGGCCGCCGGGCAGGCCGCGTGGGCATCGGACCCACGGTTCAGCACCAATACGCTGCGCGTGCGGCACCGAGCGGAACTGGTGCCGCTCGTGGAGGCCGTGACCCGCACGCGCACCACCGCGCAGTGGGTCGCGCTGCTGGAGGACAAGGCCGTGCCCTGCGGGCCGATCAACAGCATTGCGCAGGCCTTCGACGACCCCCAGGTGCGCGCACGGGGCCTGGCAGTGGAACTGCCTCGCCGGCCCGACGGCAGTGCGGGCGCCGACGGCATCGCCACCGTGCGCGGCGTGGCCAGCCCGATGCGGCTGTCGGCCACGCCGCCGGTGCTGCGCAATGCGCCGCCCGCCCTGGGGCAGCACACCGAGGAGATCCTGGCGGACCTGGGACTGGACGCGGCCGCCGTGGCACGGCTGCGCGACGCGGGCGTGGTGTAACCTGGGCGGGTGGCGTCGGCCTGGGCACCCGGCGGATCGGGGCCCGCGCCGACAGACAGCGCGGCGGCAGGTCAACCAAAATGCAGGCTGACGCGTCATTTTGCTGTCATCCCTCGCCCGGCTGTCTGCCGGCCAGGCGCCCTTTCACCGCGGACCGGTCTGCCTCCGGGCTCCGGAGCCGCATCTCCAGCGAGAGCCCATGCGCCCACCCGCCCTCCTCCTCAAATCCCTGGTCGCCACCGCCGTGTGCGCCATGGCCGCGGGCTGTGCCGTGCCGGGCGACCCGTATTACGACTACGGCTACGCTTCCGGGCCGGCCTACGGCAATGCCTACCCCACCGGCCCGTCCTACCCTTACGGCGGCTCGGTCACGGTGTACGAACAACCTACCTACGTAGCGCCCCGTCCCGGCTATCCCGTGGTCGTTCCGGCTCCCGGCTATGCCGTGCGGCCCAATCCCTGGGACGATGGCTGGCGCGAGCGCCGTGACCGCGACGACCGGGACCGCGCATGGCGCGAGCGCCGCGACCGCGAAGCCTGGGAGGCGCGCGAGCGTGAACGGCAGCGTGAACGCGACCGGGACCGGGACCGCGCCCGGCCGCCCGGCCCTTCGCTGAGCGGCACGCTGCAGCAGGAATCCCGCCGCAAGGCCGACGAGCAGCGCTGGCGGGACGAAATGCGGTCACAGGGCCGCCTGCCTCCGCAGGAGGGCCCCGGTCGCCTCTTCCAGAGGCCCTGAGCCGGCCGGCATGAAAGGGCTCCGTTCATGACCGGTTTGACCTCCCCCGAACGCACATCGCAGGGCTTGCAGGCAAGGCTTCTGCGCAGCGCCGCCAGCGTGGCGATGCTGTGCCTGGCGGGCACGTTCGCCCACGCACAGGTGGTGCGATGCACGGACCCCACGACCGGCCAGGTCACCTATACGGACGGACGCTGCGACCGGGGAGCCTCCGTTCGGGAGGTCGAACCCCGCAGGACGCCGGAGGAGATCGCGCAGGAACGCGAGCAGGCGCGCGAGGCGCTGGAGGCGAAGCGCCAGCGCCAGCAGGCGGAAGCGCTGGCCGAGCAGCAGCAGGCCCGGCGGGAGGCGCAGGAATCACGCGCCCGGGGCCGTGAAATCTCCACCGATCCGGCGCGTTCGCCCGAGTGTGCGCGGTCCCGCCGCCAGCTCGACCGTGTGGCCGCCGAGGCCGGCCAGGGCAGCTACGACGCACAGGCCCGGCTTTCGACGGCGCAACGGCAGATGGAGCTCGACTGCCTGGGCTCCGCGGGCTACGCGCAGGCCGAGAGGTCGCGGGGCAGCGGCGGTGCCACCTACGGGACACAGGACGTCTATGTGCCGCCAGTGGTCGTAGTGCCGCGTCATCCCGTGGTGGTGCAGCCGGCCGTGCCGGTACCGAAGCCTCCGGGCACGCAGTGCAACGTGTTCCGGTGCTATGACGGCAACGGGAACATCTACCCCCGCTGAAACCCGCCAGACCTTTCAGGCGCTGCGGAGTCCTTCGGCCACGGTCGGATAGCGCAGCCGCACGCGCAATTCCTTCGCAAGCCGGGTGGCATCGAGCCGGCGCGATTCGCCCATGAAGCTCAGCAGCATCGGCGACAGCTCTTCGCGGGCCTGTGCCCGCGTGATCCTGCGCGGACGTGGCAGCCCGTACAGGTCGGCGGCGAGGTCGAAGTAGTCGCCCATCTTCAGGCCGCTCGCATCGCTCACGTGGTAGATGCGCTGGGGCCGCCCCCGCCAGAGGGCAGCGACGCAGGCGCGGGCGAGGTCATCGGCATGGATGTGGTTGGTATGCACGTCGTCCTCGCGCACCAGCGCCGGCGTGCCGCGGCGCAGCCGGGCCTCCGGCGTGCCACCCTCGCGGTCGGGCGCATAGATGCCGGGAATGCGCAACACGCTCGCGCGCACGCCTGCCCGGCCCAGGTGGCGCACGGAACGTTCGGCATCCACGCGCCTGCGGGCGCGCGGAGTGGCCGGCGCGACCGGCCGGGTTTCCGGCACGAGGGCACCGGCGCAGTCGCCATAGACCCCGCTGGTCGAGCCGTACACCAGCGCGCGCGGCATGCTGCGCAGCCGCAGGGCGCGCACCAGGGCCGCCGTGCGCGGATCGGCCCACCATGCGGCGCCGGCGTCGCGCTCCCCGGGTGGCGGGGCCAGGTGCAGGACGCGCGTGGCCAGGCCCGCGAGGCGCCGCAGCGTGCGCGCGTCGTCCAGGTTGCCCGGCAGCGGCACGATGCCGGCCGCGCGCAGGGCCGCGACCCGCCCGGGACTCGAGGTGAGCGCCAGCACGCGCGGGCGCGGCGATCCCTGCACGGCCCGCAGGGCGCCCACCGCGCGCAGGCCCACGTCGCCGCAGCCGACGACCAGCACACGTTCACGGCGGAAACGCGCTGGCAGCGCGCCGAGGGGGTTCAGGTTTGAGGGCAAAATCCAGATCCGGCAACGAAGAGACACGCAAGGATAACGACCCCATGAACACCGCAGCGACGGCCGCAGCCTCCCACCAGATCACCGTGCAGCCCAGCGGCCGCGCCTTCACCGCCCAGGCCGGCGAAACCCTGCTGGGCGCCGCCATCCGCAGCGGCGTGGGGCTGCCCTACGGCTGCAAGGACGGCGCCTGCGGCTCCTGCAAGTGCCGCAAGCTCAGCGGCTCTGTCGTGCACGGCGAGCACCAGTCCAAGGCCCTGACGCCCGAGGAGGCCGACGCGGGCTTCGTGCTCACCTGCTGCGCCCAACCGCTCACCGACGTGGTGCTGGAGTCGCGCCAGGTGACCGACGAAAGCGCCTATCCCATCAAGAAGATGCCGGTGCGCGTTTCCACCCTCACGCGCGCCTCGCACGACGTGATGGTGGTCCGCCTGCAGCTCCCTGCGGCCGACACGTTCCGCTACCACGCGGGACAGTACGTGGAGTTCATCCTCAAGGACGGCGCGCGCCGCGCCTATTCGATGGCCAATGCGCCGCACACGCAGGAGGGCAGCCCGGGCATCGAGCTGCACATCCGCCACATGCCGGGCGGCCGATTCACCGACCATGTCTTCGGGGCCATGAAGGAAAAGGAAATCCTTCGCGTGGAAGGCCCCTTCGGCAGCTTCTTCCTGCGCGAGGACAGCGCCAAGCCCATCATCCTGCTCGCCTCGGGCACCGGCTTCGCGCCCGTGAAGGCCCTCATCGAGCACCTGCGCTTCAAGGGGATCGACCGGCCGGCCACGCTCTACTGGGGCGGCCGCCGCCCGGCGGACCTGTACATGGACGGCTGGGTGCGCGAACGCCTGGCGGACATGCCCCTGTTGCGCTACGTGCCGGTGGTGTCGAACGCGCTGCCGGAGGACGGGTGGACGGGCCGCACCGGCTTCGTGCACCAGGCGGTGATGGACGACCACGCCGACCTGTCGGGCCACCAGGTGTATGCCTGCGGAGCGCCGGTCGTGGTGGAGTCGGCGCGCAAGGCCTACAGCGCGGAACGCGGCCTACCGCCGGAGGAGTTCTACGCGGACGCCTTCACGTCGGAGGCGGACAAGCACGGCCATACCGTCGCCTAACGGGGCCGGCAGCTCCGTGCCCCGCGGGCCAGCGGCGCCGGGCCGTCAGGCCATCGCCCGGCACAGTTCCGCGCAGCGGCGGCACATGGCCGCGCAGGCCTGGCAGTGCGCCATGTCGTGCCGGCTGCACTCGTTGGCGCAGGCGTCGCACAGGCGGGCGCAGAGCGCGCATATCTCGTAGGCATGGGCGCTCTCGCGCGCCATCGCCGCCGCGGCCGTGCGGCAGATGTCCGCGCAGTCCATGTCGAGCGCTATGCAGCGCACCATGTGCCGCGGATCCGGCTCGCGCAGGCAGGCGGCGGCGCAGTAGTTGCACGCGTCCGCGCAGTCGTTGCAGGCGCTGATGCAGTCTGCATAGCGGGAAGGGGGAAGCGTGTCCTGGGAAGTCTGCATGGGGGGTCCTTGAAGAAGCGGGTCGGGCTTTGCAACGGCGCCGCGGAAGACATGGTTTTGTTTATAGAAATCACTGCTCCGTGATGCTGTAGGACATCACAGCGAAGCCTGGCCGATGCGTTGCCATGTTTTTTTTGCACAATGTCGGACATGACGCATCGCAGACATTTCCTTCTTTGGGCGGCCGCGGCCGCAACGGCCTGTGTTTCGCCCCTGGCACTGGCCCAGGACGGCACCATCCGGCTCATCGTTCCCTACGCCCCCGGAGGTCCCCTGGATGTCACCTCGCGCGTGCTGGCCGAGCGCGTGCGCGATGCGCTGGGAACGGTCATCATCGACAACAAGGCCGGCGCAGGCGGCAACATCGGCGCGGACGCCGTGGCCAAGGCGGCCCCGGACGGCCTGACGATCGGCCTGGCGGCCACCGCCACCCATGCCGTGAACCCGTGGCTCTACAGCCGCATGCCCTACGACGCCTCGAAGGATTTCGCGGGCATCACGCAGATGGTGCGCGTGCCCAACGTGCTGGTGATGAACGCGGCCAAGGCCGAGCAGCTCAAGATCCACACCGTGGCCGACCTCATCGCCTACGCGAAGGCCAATCCGGCCAAGCTGAACTACGGCAGCGGCGGCAACGGCAGCGCGGGCCACCTGGCCGGCGAGATGTTCAAGCAGCGCGCGGGCATCTACGCACTGCACATCCCCTACCGCGGCGCCAGCCCCGCCCAGCTCGCGCTGCTGGCCGGCGAGGTGGATTTCAACATCGACAACCTTGCGGCCGCCGCACCCAACATCCGTGCCGGCAAGGTGAAGGCGCTGGCCGTGACCTCGCTGCAGGCGTCGCCGATGCTGCCCGGCGTGCCCGCGCTCTCGGACACGTTCAAGGGTTTCTCCATCGACACCTGGTGGGGCCTCGTCGCTCCGGCCGGCACGCCCAAGCCCGTGATCGCCAAGCTCAACAAGGCCTTCGTGGCGGCATTGAACTCACCCGAGACCCGGACGCGCTTCACCGCCCTCATGGCCGAGCCGGTGTCCTCCACGCCCGAGCAGTTCGACGCCTTCATGGCATCCGAGCGCGCCAAGTACCAGCAGGTGGTCAAGGCGTCCGGCGCGAAGGTGGACTAAAAACCGCTCCAGCCGGGGCCGGCAGTGGCCTCCACGCGCTGGCCTGCCACGCGCTCGAGTGCAGCGGCCGGCACCCGCTGCGGCGCCACCTCTGCCAGGGGCCGCAGCACGAAGGCCCGCTCGTCCGCACGCGGATGCGGCACCAGCAGGCGCGGTGACGCGATGCGCGCGCCGCCATAGAAGAGCAGGTCGAGATCCAGCGTACGCGGCGCGTTGCGG comes from the Paracidovorax avenae ATCC 19860 genome and includes:
- a CDS encoding LysR substrate-binding domain-containing protein; translated protein: MRRILPSTQALACFEAAARHESYTRAAQELFLTQSAVSRQIMALEEFLGVALFRRTRHGVALTPAGTHYAAQVGRWLEGLERDTLDVMAHQGQGGSIRLAAVPTFATRWLVPRLPQLAARHPDIVVHIETQVRPFLFADAGFDAALYAGTPEQVANWPGTQALWLLQEDVAPVCSPALLPGGRPLAPEALAELPLLQQTTRPLAWRQWFESMGVHAPQHALDGPRYELFSMSAVAAAHGLGVALVPLMLIEPERARGELVPACDRPPRGGRGYYFVTPAQSPPPVVAAFGAWLQDMAAT
- a CDS encoding acyl-CoA dehydrogenase gives rise to the protein MARPAAFHWEDPFLLDQQLSDDERMVRDAAAAYCRDRLATRVLEQFRHEKTDTAIFREMGELGLLGPTIPEQYGGPGLNYVAYGLIAREIERVDSGYRSMASVQSSLVMVPIFEFGTEAQKQKYLPKLASGEWIGCFGLTEPDHGSDPGSMATRAYKTAGGYKLKGSKMWITNSPIADVFVVWAKEVSESGAVGPIRGFVLEKGMQGLTAPAIHGKVGLRASITGEIVMDDVFVPEENAFPEVQGLKGPFTCLNSARYGIAWGALGAAEFCWHTARQYTLDRKQFGRPLAANQLIQKKLADMQTEIAIGLQACLRLGRMKDEGTAAVEATSIIKRNSCGKALDIARMARDMMGGNGISDEFGVARHLVNLEVVNTYEGTHDVHALILGRAQTGIAAFAN
- a CDS encoding CaiB/BaiF CoA transferase family protein — protein: MDAALPPSPSPSHPASAAPGALAGIRVLDLSRVLAGPWCTQVLADLGADVVKVERPGLGDDTRQWGPPFLKDAEGRETDQAAYFTACNRNKRSITIDMAHPEGQALLRDMALRADVVVENFKVGGLKQYGLDHESLRALNPRLIYCSVTGFGQDGPYAPRAGYDLMVQAMTGLMDITGRADGEPGGGPLRVGVAVIDLFTGLYASNAILAALHARDNAATGTGQGQHIDMALLDVGMAVLANQAAGFLSTGESPRRQGNSHPSLVPYQDFPTADGAMLLAIGNDGQFARFCMAAGQAAWASDPRFSTNTLRVRHRAELVPLVEAVTRTRTTAQWVALLEDKAVPCGPINSIAQAFDDPQVRARGLAVELPRRPDGSAGADGIATVRGVASPMRLSATPPVLRNAPPALGQHTEEILADLGLDAAAVARLRDAGVV
- a CDS encoding DUF4124 domain-containing protein, giving the protein MTGLTSPERTSQGLQARLLRSAASVAMLCLAGTFAHAQVVRCTDPTTGQVTYTDGRCDRGASVREVEPRRTPEEIAQEREQAREALEAKRQRQQAEALAEQQQARREAQESRARGREISTDPARSPECARSRRQLDRVAAEAGQGSYDAQARLSTAQRQMELDCLGSAGYAQAERSRGSGGATYGTQDVYVPPVVVVPRHPVVVQPAVPVPKPPGTQCNVFRCYDGNGNIYPR
- a CDS encoding NAD-dependent epimerase/dehydratase family protein, whose protein sequence is MPSNLNPLGALPARFRRERVLVVGCGDVGLRAVGALRAVQGSPRPRVLALTSSPGRVAALRAAGIVPLPGNLDDARTLRRLAGLATRVLHLAPPPGERDAGAAWWADPRTAALVRALRLRSMPRALVYGSTSGVYGDCAGALVPETRPVAPATPRARRRVDAERSVRHLGRAGVRASVLRIPGIYAPDREGGTPEARLRRGTPALVREDDVHTNHIHADDLARACVAALWRGRPQRIYHVSDASGLKMGDYFDLAADLYGLPRPRRITRAQAREELSPMLLSFMGESRRLDATRLAKELRVRLRYPTVAEGLRSA
- a CDS encoding CDP-6-deoxy-delta-3,4-glucoseen reductase, producing MNTAATAAASHQITVQPSGRAFTAQAGETLLGAAIRSGVGLPYGCKDGACGSCKCRKLSGSVVHGEHQSKALTPEEADAGFVLTCCAQPLTDVVLESRQVTDESAYPIKKMPVRVSTLTRASHDVMVVRLQLPAADTFRYHAGQYVEFILKDGARRAYSMANAPHTQEGSPGIELHIRHMPGGRFTDHVFGAMKEKEILRVEGPFGSFFLREDSAKPIILLASGTGFAPVKALIEHLRFKGIDRPATLYWGGRRPADLYMDGWVRERLADMPLLRYVPVVSNALPEDGWTGRTGFVHQAVMDDHADLSGHQVYACGAPVVVESARKAYSAERGLPPEEFYADAFTSEADKHGHTVA
- a CDS encoding four-helix bundle copper-binding protein, which translates into the protein MQTSQDTLPPSRYADCISACNDCADACNYCAAACLREPDPRHMVRCIALDMDCADICRTAAAAMARESAHAYEICALCARLCDACANECSRHDMAHCQACAAMCRRCAELCRAMA
- a CDS encoding Bug family tripartite tricarboxylate transporter substrate binding protein translates to MSDMTHRRHFLLWAAAAATACVSPLALAQDGTIRLIVPYAPGGPLDVTSRVLAERVRDALGTVIIDNKAGAGGNIGADAVAKAAPDGLTIGLAATATHAVNPWLYSRMPYDASKDFAGITQMVRVPNVLVMNAAKAEQLKIHTVADLIAYAKANPAKLNYGSGGNGSAGHLAGEMFKQRAGIYALHIPYRGASPAQLALLAGEVDFNIDNLAAAAPNIRAGKVKALAVTSLQASPMLPGVPALSDTFKGFSIDTWWGLVAPAGTPKPVIAKLNKAFVAALNSPETRTRFTALMAEPVSSTPEQFDAFMASERAKYQQVVKASGAKVD